The stretch of DNA CATTGGCTCTAAAAGGACAATTGGAAGCCAAAAAACCATCAACTAAATGTAGGTAAGCTTCCAAGTCATGACAACATGCCATGTCAGCATCAGGCTTCAAAAACGGCGACATCTTTGTTTCGACGCGCAACTCGACTCCCACATGTGAGTAAGCCAATGGTGTGTTTTCGCTAACAGCCTTAAAGTTTCTCAATTTTTGTTCAAACTCTTCACTAACGAAAATTCCAGGAACTCTAGTAATCACGTCTTGAGAATTTACTATTCTCAAAACTTTCACGTTTTGTGCTGTGATTTTGTTTCCATAAGCCTTGTTACCAACTTTGGGTCCACCAAAGGAAAAAACAGCCACGGGTGGAACATTTGGGCTACAAGTACTGAGATCGTCGGCTACTAATAAAGCTAAAGCCGCGCCGAGACTATGACCGGTTACTGTTACGCTAAGTGTTTCGCCTTTGTAAACTTCCATGAGCCGCTTCACTTCTTTGATCACTGACTCGGCTAAGCTCGGAACATGAGTCCCTTTGGTTTTATATAAGCTAAGAAAACCGCACCCAACTTTGGAGTTTTTTCCGTGTTGAGCATTAGTTTCTATTAAATGGGCCCTCATATTCTCGGCCCATTCAAGACACGTGGCAGTTCCGCGAAGAGATATAACAATATCTCTTCTACCTAACCGTGAAATTTCTCTTTTGTCATCGCAAACTGCAACGTATCCAATCCAGCTGGATCTCTGGCTCATCCACCCAAGATCTGGAGCCACGTCATCAACCCATTTAGGCAACCCAATTGATGACGTGgcatataaattttttgtcaCTCTATACGATTTATCAGGAAGTGACACATGGCGTGATTGTGGTGGTTCGTATTGTGATGTGGCGGGGTCGGAGTGAAAGCAATGATACGCAGCTTgtacaaactcaccataacgaACAACCTCTCGCCGGAGATTCTCATCTAGAGGATCTAACATACCTTTCCAATCATTGCAGCCATGGTATTGTCTCCAGTGGCTGCCGAGCGTGTTCCGGGGAGAATACTCCGCTGTTTTGGTGAGGAGATGTTGAAGGTTTTTGAGATGGTGTGGCGACATTTGATCGTCGGTTGTTTTCTTGTCTGACCATATAAGGTTAGACAAATCAAGACCCTCCAAAATGTTCTTTGATTTCTTTTCAGTTATGGTTGTTGTGGTGGTTGTTGTGTCgtttgtttggattggtgaTTGTTTTTGAAGGAGTTTATCAAGATTGGAGAGATGTAACTTGGTGGTGGTTGAAGAAAGTGGTTTTCGTGGAGGAGAGATGGGTGGAAGATGTTTGTTGATGGAAGAGGCTCTACATGTGAAGGTGGTGTTTTTGGTTTGGAACATGTGTGGTGGTAAAGTGGAATTCATTGTTTGCATAATGGTTGGAGACAGACAGCAAAAAGAATGAGAATGTGTTGTGATGTGCTGTCTTGTTCTTCCAAGATAGCTAATTGAAAAATTTAGCAACTAATTTGAAATGGAATGGATGAAGAAGTGTATATAAAGAAGAGTTTTTGGTTGGTTATTGACATTGTTGATTTAATGAAAGAATAAAAAACCATTGATGTGACATTGTTGTGATAAAATAACTAAAACGGGGGAAATATTTTATGTATGTTTGAGTCAACACGCtggaatttgttttttcttttcaaacaaAAAGTAATATCCTACTCGTCTTGTGTATAGAGAGCAATAACGTTttcaatgataaaattaaaagtaataaggtgATATGAAGAGCTCGATTGTTTAAGTTACTTGAGTTAATATTAAAGAGTTGAGGTTCACGGTTCAAAGTACTAGTATTATACTAACAAATATCCCTCCGTTCTATTTTATAAGAGTTCGTTTGATtaaatgtactattcatatgtcttgttttgaccgtatttttctaaaagtatataaatgtaaatattattatataagatcttgtttaattagtatttttaaaatatcaaatttctataatttttagtaatgcacaattaaaaatattcgtaatcaaagtTATGCCTTGGTGTGCATGTAGTGGTCGtctagttcttatattttgagacggagagagtaatatttaaatgataattaatattttgtcatttaaaaaaaggcttaattagtctattggtcccttaaagacattttaggttttacaatggtcccttaaagaaaaaaaaggtccggattggtcccttaaaaaaaaaggccCGGATGGATCCcttaaaaacatatatttttgccatattggtcttttccgttaaattttaactccaaatataacaaaaaattccaatggttaaaattttaaaaattaataaggtttttggtggaccacttacacttaatgacatccacaattcagtctagtaaaactaacgttttttgtaaaaaattgaccgaaaggaccaattgagaaacaaatgtgtctttaagggaccaatcctgacatttttttctttaagtaatcattgtgaaacctaaaatatctttaagggaccaaaagactaattaagcctttaaaaaaaatgacaaaagtaATATTTCTCCAGTCCTATGTATAatcaaaagtttattttttatgtttatacaTTAACTAATATTAGTTattgaaaaacttaaaaaatgattttttgtttttcttttagatGAGATCGGAAGGGGTAACATGTGATTTGACCTTGGTTTAATAGACAAATCTTTAATAAGTTGTCATAATAGTTTTGTGAGCACTATTTtcacttaattagtaaaaatattgtACGTAATATGTAGAAATATAGATTTAAATCGGATACACCTACTTATTCTTACATTCTTTACAATTTGAGCTCCATTTAAGTTCACTtacattcaaataaaaattaatcaaaaaaaagaaaatatttatgaaaatattgtaaaaattaaaaactaaaaaacatgATTTGGTAATTCAAATTTACAAAAGTGTTTTCAAAaactgttttctttttatcagtttttaaaattaagaaagtaaaactggttaaataaattttgtttttctctttttaaaaacagttttctaaaacacttttataaagcacattttaaaaactaaaatctaaaattgtttCAAACAGGCCCtatgtttttctaatttttaatataCTGAGAAGTGAAAAATTACGAGTTCGATCATACGTCTCAACATATCATTGCAATATTTTACTAGGTTTACACGTCTTTATTATCAGTTTGcgagttttattttttctcaaacaGCCTAGTGATTAAAATTCTACATTTAAGATCAATAAATTGAGTGTCGAGAACTTGAGAGAACCAATTCTTGTATACGACGtctctatcaactgagttaatcTCAATTAAACGCtcttgagattttttattttttttactttcaccaccagtttaatttggttcgggggtcagttctggcatcaagtagtttcagccccctctcgatcgcaattgcggggatcgaact from Trifolium pratense cultivar HEN17-A07 linkage group LG5, ARS_RC_1.1, whole genome shotgun sequence encodes:
- the LOC123883587 gene encoding phospholipase A1-Ibeta2, chloroplastic-like, giving the protein MQTMNSTLPPHMFQTKNTTFTCRASSINKHLPPISPPRKPLSSTTTKLHLSNLDKLLQKQSPIQTNDTTTTTTTITEKKSKNILEGLDLSNLIWSDKKTTDDQMSPHHLKNLQHLLTKTAEYSPRNTLGSHWRQYHGCNDWKGMLDPLDENLRREVVRYGEFVQAAYHCFHSDPATSQYEPPQSRHVSLPDKSYRVTKNLYATSSIGLPKWVDDVAPDLGWMSQRSSWIGYVAVCDDKREISRLGRRDIVISLRGTATCLEWAENMRAHLIETNAQHGKNSKVGCGFLSLYKTKGTHVPSLAESVIKEVKRLMEVYKGETLSVTVTGHSLGAALALLVADDLSTCSPNVPPVAVFSFGGPKVGNKAYGNKITAQNVKVLRIVNSQDVITRVPGIFVSEEFEQKLRNFKAVSENTPLAYSHVGVELRVETKMSPFLKPDADMACCHDLEAYLHLVDGFLASNCPFRANAKRSLARLMQDQSSNVKKLYTSKAKTMSVNIEKQRTFSISDCLPSPS